In Carassius carassius chromosome 7, fCarCar2.1, whole genome shotgun sequence, one genomic interval encodes:
- the dand5 gene encoding DAN domain family member 5 yields MTFQLSFFILLSVVTLVGSFFPRSAFQRDFHRHVAKDFESSGNEPDEPLRGSVRVVKLSPHSLRRAAGSHVSPKNSPGRGAFPAFLALGRPGPSVLSHNRPAVLLPPVSASSTSADARRKQGLEMWQKVMHKSERSKEAMALRIDPKDMSKQSCATVPFTQRITEDGCEKVTVHNNLCYGQCSSMFVPSSGESRGQQRSQCTRCSPSKSRSVLVPLRCGTEVRERRVVIVEECKCETSSEEVEVKNTEMFHL; encoded by the exons atgacGTTTCAATTAAGCTTTTTTATTCTGTTGTCAGTGGTCACTTTGGTTGGCTCTTTTTTCCCTCGCAGCGCTTTTCAGCGGGACTTTCACCGACACGTCGCGAAAGATTTTGAATCTTCCGGGAACGAACCAGACGAACCTCTTCGGGGATCTGTCAGGGTTGTCAAACTAAGCCCTCATTCTCTGCGACGGGCAGCCGGTAGTCACGTGTCGCCCAAAAACTCACCGGGTAGAGGCGCGTTCCCCGCGTTCTTGGCTCTCGGACGTCCCGGTCCATCAGTCCTGTCCCATAACAGACCTGCGGTCCTGCTCCCTCCGGTGAGCGCGAGCAGCACCAGCGCAGACGCCCGGAGGAAACAGGGGCTGGAGATGTGGCAGAAAGTGATGCACAAAAGCGAGCGAAGCAAAGAGGCCATGGCGTTACGCATTGATCCCAAAGACATGAGCAAACAGAGCTGTGCCACAGTGCCCTTCACACAG CGCATAACAGAGGACGGCTGTGAGAAGGTGACGGTTCACAATAATCTCTGCTACGGTCAGTGCAGCTCCATGTTCGTCCCGTCCAGCGGAGAGTCCCGTGGACAGCAAAGATCGCAGTGCACTCGATGCAGTCCTTCTAAATCGCGCTCTGTGCTCGTACCCCTGCGCTGCGGGACAGAGGTGCGCGAGAGGCGAGTCGTGATCGTTGAGGAGTGCAAATGCGAAACAAGCAGTGAAGAGGTCGAAGTTAAGAACAcggaaatgtttcatttataa